TACGGGTGATGGCGACCGGCAGATCGGATTATCCGAACCAAATTAACAATGTGTTATGCTTCCCCGGCATGTTTCGCGGATTGCTTGATTGCCGCGCCACGAGGGTCACGGAGCAAATGAAACTGGCGGCGGCAAAAGCGATCGCATCCGTCGTAAGCGAGGAAGAATTGACGGAAAGCTATATTATCCCCAGCGTGTTCAACCAGTCGGTGGTCAGCCGCGTTCGCGACGCTGTGGTCGCGGCGGCTTACGAATGCGGAGTGGCAAGACGGAATCGGGAAAAAACAAACCGGAAAATGAAATAGGATATCGGCAAACATTTTTTTGTCCTCCCCCCCAAAATGGACGCCGAATGACGAAAACTTTGGCAAACCAATAGATTGGGAGGGAGAACAAAGGATGTTGTTCAGTAAGTCGACATTCAAAAAAATCATTTTAACCGGCTTGTCCGCAGCCATGATCGTTACCGGCGCCACATCGGCGTTTGCGAAAGGGAACGGAAAGGCGAAAGGGGCGCATGAGCCGAAATTTAACCATCACAACAACGCCAGCGTCCAAATTAAAATCGAGTTCAGCGATCTGGACGAGCAAAAGTACGAATGGGTGCTGCAAAATATTGCGCGGTTGGCTGCAAAACGTGTGTTCGAAGGCTACGACGACGGGACATTCCGTCCGCAAAAACCGATTACGCAGCTCGAAGCCATTATTGCCGCTGTCCGCTTGATGGGTTTGCGCGAACAGGCTGAATCTCCGGAGGAAATGCAGGCTGACCTAAGCTTTCGCGACGCGAATCTGATTGAGCGCAAATTCCCGAATGCGGTCGGTTATGTATCGGTTGCGCTGAAAAACGATTTGTTCAATGAAAATGACACCAGCGTGAACCCGGAAAAACCGGCAACCCGTTTATGGTCGACCATCTTGCTGGTCAAGGCGCTGAAACTGGACGATCAGGCGAAAGAGATGATGAACGATCCGCTCACATTCAGAGACGCCAAGGACATTCCTGCTGGTTCGCGGGGTTATGTCGCATTGGCGGTGAAAAAAGGTTTGGTTTCCGGTTATCTGGATAATACGTTCCGCCCCAACAAACCGGTGACTCGCGCCGAATTGGCGGCGCTTTTGGACCGCACCGGCGATCAGATGCCCGATTACAACAACGGGACGATCGAAGGCACGGTGAGTGCGGCTGTCCAGAACAATTTGCTGGCGATTGTGCAGAATGGCGAGACAAAAGTGTACACAGTCGATCCGAACGCATTCGTGTTTAAAAACGGCAAAAAAGTACCCTTGAGCGATCTCAGGGTTGGCGATAAAATATCGGCCAGATCGGTGAATAACGTCATCATTTTCATTCAAGTAACGGATGTGGCCGATGTTCAGGAGACATTTACCGCCAAAGTCGCCGCGCCGGTGGACAGCGAAAACCGGATCACGCTCAGAAAAAACAATGCGGATGTGACATACACGTTTGCCGACAATGCCATCATTTACCGCAACGGGGCAGTTGTGCGCAAGACGGCGGTGAAGGCCGGAGATACGGTGTTTGTCCGCGCCACGAATCAGGTTATCCAATTGTTGCAAGTTATTCAAACGGTCAACGAACGCGCCGAATACACCGGCAAAATAACGGCAGTGAATACGAATGCGAATGTGCTTACAATTTCGAAGGACAATCAGACGAGCACATTTACGGTTGACGCAAACGCGCTCATTATTCGCAAAGGCACAGTTACGACGCTTGCCGCTTTGAAAACCGGAGACGAAGTAAAAGTGCTGACGCTTGACAACAAAGTGATGTACGTTCTGGTTATGGCGGCAGTTGAAGATCAAGTGCAAAGCTTCACGGTAGATGGTCTTTACCATTCTTTGACCTTGAACTCCAAAGGCGAAATCGCCACCATATCCGTAACGCAGTCGGTGTACGAAAATCCGCAAATTTCGGTTTATAATGTCGCGCCGAATGTGACAATAACCGGAAATACGGCCAATCTGGTGCCGCTGCATCCGATCAAGCTGTATGGCGAAAATCAAGTGGTAAACAAAATTGAAATCAAATAAGCACACGTACGGATGTGGCGAAAACTCCCGCTTCCCCGCGGGAGTTTTCGTTTTTTTAAGATTTCCGCTTGACTTTAAAAGCGGGCGGCATTTTGCTATACTTGACGCTGGTGATTTCTAAACTTTCTTTAAAGGGGGAAGGGTATTGGCGGATGCCAGAGTCGTCCGTTTGGCGGAAGTGCTCGTCGATCATTCGACAAAAGTGAAAAAAGGGGAAAAAGTGTTGATCGCAGGAGATGCGGCTGCCGCTCCCTTGATAAAGGAAATATACCGGAAAGTGCTGCAGCGGGGCGCTTTTCCGATTACACAAATTACGCTGACGGAATTTCCCCGCATTTTTTACGATGAAGCGAATGACGAACAGTTGGAAAATGTTGAATTTAGCGACATGCTGTACCGATATGCCGACGTTTACATCAAAATCGACGCCGACGAAAACAAATACGGCTTGTCTGATATCCCTCCGGAGAAAATGCAGAGGCGGAGAAAAGCGACCAAACGGCTGACGGAATATTTGATGGCGGGCGGCGTGCGGTGGGTTTTAACCCGCTATCCGACGAATGCATACGCCCAGGACGCCAGGATGTCGCTTGAACAGTATGAAGATTTTGTCTACCGGGCAACGAATGTGGATTACGGCGAAATGCGCCGCTCAATGGCGCAGGCGGCCGAGTTGTTCAATAAAGCGGAAAAAGTGCGCATTGTGGGCAAAGAAACCGATTTGACCGTCGACATTGCCGGCAGGCAAGCGGTATTGTGCAGCGGAGAATACAATGTCCCCGACGGCGAATTTTTCTTCACGCCCAATCATTTGCTCACGGAAGGCGCGATTTATTATGACTGGCCGACCAGCTTTGGATCCAGAGAGGTGCAGGGCATCCGCATTTTGTTCAGGCAGGGGAAAATAGTGGAATACTCAGCCGAGAAAGGGCAGGATGTGTTGGAGGAAGCTTTGAATACCGACGACGGATCCCGCTATCTGGGCGAACTGGGCATCGGCATGAATTTCGGTATCGACCGGCCTACGCAGGATATTTTGTTTGATGAGAAAATCGGCGGATCCGTGCATCTGGCGGTCGGCAGAGCGTATGAAGAAGCGGGAGTTGGCAACGACTCGGCGATCCATTGGGATATGGTGAAAAATCTGAAGGACGGCGGGGAAATTTATCTTGACGGCAAGCTTGTACAAAAAAACGGAAAGTGGGTGTTCTGAACATGGATTTTCGCATTGAAAGAGACACGATGGGCGAAATTCAGGTGCAGGCGGACAAACTTTGGGGCGCGCAAACGGAACGCAGCCGCAACAACTTCAAAATCGGCGGCGAACGGATTCCGCTTGAAGCGATTCGCGCACTGGCGCTGTTGAAAAAATCGGCCGCTTTGGCCAATAGGGAATTGGGCAAACTGGCGGGGGAAAAAGCGGACGCCATCGTCGCGGCGGCCGATGAAATTATCGCCGGCAAGTGGGACGAACATTTTCCGCTTGTCGTATGGCAAACAGGCAGCGGCACACAAACGAACATGAACGTCAACGAGGTGATTGCGCGCCGCGGCAATCAACTGCTGCAGGAGCGGGGAAGCGAGGCAAGATTGCATCCGAACGATGATGTCAACAAGTCGCAAAGCTCCAACGATACGTTCCCGACCGCCATGCA
This genomic window from Bacilli bacterium contains:
- a CDS encoding aminopeptidase; translated protein: MADARVVRLAEVLVDHSTKVKKGEKVLIAGDAAAAPLIKEIYRKVLQRGAFPITQITLTEFPRIFYDEANDEQLENVEFSDMLYRYADVYIKIDADENKYGLSDIPPEKMQRRRKATKRLTEYLMAGGVRWVLTRYPTNAYAQDARMSLEQYEDFVYRATNVDYGEMRRSMAQAAELFNKAEKVRIVGKETDLTVDIAGRQAVLCSGEYNVPDGEFFFTPNHLLTEGAIYYDWPTSFGSREVQGIRILFRQGKIVEYSAEKGQDVLEEALNTDDGSRYLGELGIGMNFGIDRPTQDILFDEKIGGSVHLAVGRAYEEAGVGNDSAIHWDMVKNLKDGGEIYLDGKLVQKNGKWVF
- a CDS encoding S-layer homology domain-containing protein, with product MLFSKSTFKKIILTGLSAAMIVTGATSAFAKGNGKAKGAHEPKFNHHNNASVQIKIEFSDLDEQKYEWVLQNIARLAAKRVFEGYDDGTFRPQKPITQLEAIIAAVRLMGLREQAESPEEMQADLSFRDANLIERKFPNAVGYVSVALKNDLFNENDTSVNPEKPATRLWSTILLVKALKLDDQAKEMMNDPLTFRDAKDIPAGSRGYVALAVKKGLVSGYLDNTFRPNKPVTRAELAALLDRTGDQMPDYNNGTIEGTVSAAVQNNLLAIVQNGETKVYTVDPNAFVFKNGKKVPLSDLRVGDKISARSVNNVIIFIQVTDVADVQETFTAKVAAPVDSENRITLRKNNADVTYTFADNAIIYRNGAVVRKTAVKAGDTVFVRATNQVIQLLQVIQTVNERAEYTGKITAVNTNANVLTISKDNQTSTFTVDANALIIRKGTVTTLAALKTGDEVKVLTLDNKVMYVLVMAAVEDQVQSFTVDGLYHSLTLNSKGEIATISVTQSVYENPQISVYNVAPNVTITGNTANLVPLHPIKLYGENQVVNKIEIK